A genomic region of Desulfosarcina ovata subsp. ovata contains the following coding sequences:
- the rarD gene encoding EamA family transporter RarD, with amino-acid sequence MTNTPSSAAPDHQPAVGTLLAFTAFLIWGLSPVYWKALHAVGAFEIILHRVLWSFVVLMPLVGIGRQWHAFTRAIRSPRTLVILLVTSILVGTNWLLYIWSVNNGRVLQASLGYYINPLVNVFLGTLFLRERLRRAQTVAVILAGLGVLHLTVRYGEFPWVSLTLAFTFGFYGLVRKVAAVGALVGLTIETLLLAIPAAIWVLYLHRTGGGAFLHAGLHTDLLLMGTGILTATPLLLFNLGAKRITLSTLGFIQYMAPTGMLILGITLFGEPFTPVQAITFGLIWTALAIYSWDALRVHRSRHRLR; translated from the coding sequence ATGACCAACACACCATCCTCCGCCGCTCCGGACCACCAGCCTGCCGTCGGCACCCTTCTGGCATTTACGGCATTTCTCATCTGGGGACTTAGCCCGGTCTACTGGAAAGCCCTGCACGCGGTGGGCGCCTTCGAGATCATCCTGCACCGCGTCCTGTGGTCTTTTGTCGTTCTCATGCCCCTGGTGGGGATCGGACGACAGTGGCACGCGTTCACCCGCGCCATCCGCTCCCCCCGCACCCTCGTCATCCTGCTGGTCACATCGATTCTCGTGGGCACCAACTGGTTGCTTTACATCTGGTCGGTCAATAACGGCAGGGTGCTCCAGGCCAGCCTGGGATACTACATCAACCCGCTGGTCAACGTTTTCCTGGGAACGCTGTTTCTGCGTGAACGCTTGCGGCGGGCCCAGACGGTGGCAGTCATCCTGGCCGGCCTGGGGGTGCTCCACCTGACTGTTCGCTACGGTGAGTTTCCCTGGGTTTCCCTCACGCTGGCGTTCACTTTCGGATTTTACGGACTGGTCCGCAAGGTGGCAGCCGTGGGCGCGCTGGTGGGACTGACCATCGAGACCCTGCTGCTGGCCATCCCCGCGGCCATCTGGGTCCTTTATCTTCACCGCACCGGCGGGGGCGCTTTCTTGCATGCCGGCCTGCATACCGACCTGCTGCTGATGGGTACCGGAATCCTGACGGCCACACCACTTCTGCTGTTCAATCTCGGTGCCAAGCGTATCACCCTGTCCACACTGGGGTTTATCCAGTACATGGCACCGACGGGCATGCTGATTCTCGGCATTACCCTGTTCGGAGAACCGTTCACCCCGGTTCAGGCAATTACCTTCGGCCTGATCTGGACGGCCCTGGCCATCTATTCGTGGGATGCCCTGCGGGTTCACCGCAGCCGGCACCGCCTGCGTTGA
- a CDS encoding valine--tRNA ligase, whose product MSRELLDKSYSPEDVEKHWYAYWEQEKLFAADETTTKKPYSIVIPPPNVTGVLHMGHALNNTMQDIMCRYRRLKGDSVLWMPGTDHAGIATQNVVEKKLAAEGTDRHQLGREQFIESVWEWRKQYGSAIINQLKRLGASCDWDRERFTMDEGLSRAVRKVFVQLYDEGLIYQGDYIINWCCRCHTALSDLEVEHEDIDGAFYHIRYPFADGSGGLTVATTRPETMLGDTAVALHPDDERYAGLTATTVTLPLMNREIPIIRDTYVDLSTGTGALKVTPAHDPNDFEIGKRHDLPSIKVIADDGSMTEEAGRFASMDRFACRKAVVEALKAEGLLERIEPHRHSVGHCYRCKTVVEPNLSRQWFVKAKPLAEKAIEAVKTGKTHIIPESWTKTYFDWMYNIRDWCISRQIWWGHQIPAWTCQGCRRMVVALEAPDVCPDCGSTDLVQETDVLDTWFSSALWPFSTMGWPDQTDLLKTYYPTSVLVTGFDILFFWVARMMMMGIHFMDEIPFKDVYVHALVRDEEGKKMSKSKGNVIDPLNVIDQYGTDAFRFTLAAFAAQGRDVKMSEKRVEGYRHFINKLWNAARFSLMHLERGFDAIDAANISLQDRWILSRLNRVARQTEEALDAYKFNEAAGAVYQFVWHELCDWYLEAIKPTLYDEAGGAAKSATLSVLWRVFREALVILHPFAPFVTEEIWHSLPGTEGSIMRASWPETLTPGDDPDAEAQMQTVMATITGIRNVRGEMNIAPSTALEAVVQPEDPQIGDAVEKNRDLIVNLARLSDIRVDASVQRPKAAATVLIDGATVFVMLEGIIDFAQEQARLDKEIGKLSKELSGMNRKLGNEDFLKKAPPEVVAGVREKHAAMLEKQHALEATRDRVQAMME is encoded by the coding sequence ATGAGTCGTGAATTGCTGGACAAGAGCTATTCCCCCGAAGACGTTGAAAAACACTGGTATGCCTACTGGGAGCAGGAAAAACTGTTCGCCGCCGACGAAACCACCACCAAGAAGCCCTATTCCATCGTCATTCCGCCCCCCAACGTCACCGGTGTGCTGCACATGGGTCATGCCCTGAACAACACCATGCAGGATATCATGTGCCGCTACCGGCGCCTGAAAGGTGACAGCGTCCTGTGGATGCCCGGCACCGACCATGCCGGCATCGCCACCCAGAACGTCGTGGAGAAAAAACTGGCCGCCGAAGGCACCGACCGCCATCAGCTGGGCCGCGAGCAGTTCATCGAATCGGTATGGGAATGGCGCAAGCAGTACGGCAGTGCCATCATCAACCAGCTCAAACGCCTGGGGGCATCCTGCGACTGGGACCGGGAACGCTTCACCATGGACGAGGGCCTCTCCCGGGCGGTGAGAAAAGTATTTGTCCAGCTCTACGACGAGGGCCTGATCTACCAGGGGGACTATATTATCAACTGGTGCTGCCGCTGCCACACGGCCCTCTCCGACCTGGAAGTGGAGCACGAGGATATCGACGGCGCCTTCTACCACATCCGCTACCCCTTTGCCGACGGTTCCGGCGGGCTCACCGTGGCCACTACCCGGCCGGAAACCATGCTCGGCGATACGGCGGTGGCCCTTCACCCGGATGACGAGCGCTACGCGGGCCTGACGGCAACCACGGTAACCCTGCCGCTGATGAACCGTGAGATCCCCATCATCCGCGACACTTACGTGGATCTGTCCACCGGTACGGGCGCCCTCAAGGTGACCCCGGCCCACGATCCCAACGACTTCGAAATCGGAAAGCGCCACGACCTGCCCAGCATCAAAGTGATCGCCGACGACGGCAGCATGACCGAGGAGGCCGGCCGGTTTGCCAGCATGGACCGGTTCGCCTGCCGCAAGGCCGTGGTCGAGGCCCTCAAGGCCGAAGGCCTGCTGGAACGTATCGAGCCTCACCGCCACAGCGTGGGCCACTGCTACCGCTGCAAAACCGTGGTCGAACCCAACCTCTCACGCCAGTGGTTCGTCAAGGCCAAGCCCCTGGCCGAGAAAGCCATCGAAGCGGTGAAAACGGGCAAGACCCACATCATCCCGGAATCGTGGACCAAGACCTACTTTGATTGGATGTACAACATCCGCGACTGGTGCATTTCGCGCCAGATTTGGTGGGGTCATCAGATTCCGGCCTGGACCTGCCAGGGATGCCGGCGCATGGTCGTGGCCCTGGAGGCACCGGACGTCTGCCCGGATTGCGGTTCCACTGATCTGGTCCAGGAGACCGACGTGCTCGACACCTGGTTCAGCTCGGCCCTGTGGCCCTTCTCCACCATGGGCTGGCCGGACCAGACAGACCTGCTCAAGACCTACTACCCCACCTCGGTGCTGGTCACCGGGTTTGACATTCTCTTCTTCTGGGTGGCGCGCATGATGATGATGGGCATCCACTTCATGGACGAAATCCCCTTCAAGGATGTTTACGTGCATGCCCTGGTGCGTGACGAGGAGGGCAAGAAGATGAGCAAATCCAAGGGCAATGTCATCGATCCGCTCAATGTCATCGATCAATACGGCACCGACGCCTTCCGTTTCACCCTGGCTGCCTTTGCCGCCCAGGGCCGCGATGTGAAGATGAGTGAAAAACGGGTCGAGGGCTACCGCCACTTCATCAACAAATTGTGGAACGCGGCCCGCTTCTCGCTCATGCATCTGGAGCGCGGCTTTGATGCCATCGATGCGGCCAACATCTCCCTGCAGGATCGCTGGATTCTATCGCGCCTCAATCGGGTGGCTCGCCAGACCGAAGAGGCCCTTGACGCCTACAAATTCAACGAAGCCGCCGGTGCCGTCTACCAGTTTGTCTGGCATGAGCTGTGCGACTGGTACCTGGAAGCCATCAAGCCGACCCTGTACGATGAGGCCGGCGGCGCCGCCAAATCGGCCACCCTGTCGGTGCTGTGGCGTGTGTTCCGGGAAGCCCTGGTGATCCTGCACCCCTTCGCCCCCTTTGTCACCGAGGAGATCTGGCACTCGCTGCCCGGCACCGAGGGATCGATCATGCGGGCCAGTTGGCCGGAAACCCTGACGCCGGGTGACGACCCCGACGCCGAGGCGCAAATGCAAACCGTGATGGCCACCATTACCGGCATCCGCAACGTGCGCGGGGAAATGAACATCGCCCCATCTACGGCCCTCGAAGCCGTGGTTCAGCCCGAGGATCCGCAGATCGGTGACGCCGTCGAGAAAAATCGGGATCTGATCGTGAACCTGGCCCGCCTGTCCGACATCCGTGTCGATGCGTCCGTGCAGCGGCCCAAGGCGGCCGCCACGGTGTTGATCGACGGCGCCACGGTTTTCGTGATGCTGGAGGGCATCATCGACTTTGCCCAGGAGCAGGCGCGCCTGGACAAAGAGATCGGCAAACTCTCCAAGGAGCTGTCCGGTATGAACCGAAAACTGGGCAATGAAGATTTTCTCAAAAAAGCACCCCCCGAGGTGGTGGCCGGCGTTCGCGAAAAGCATGCTGCCATGCTCGAAAAACAACATGCCCTGGAGGCGACCCGCGATCGTGTCCAGGCGATGATGGAATAG
- the nadC gene encoding carboxylating nicotinate-nucleotide diphosphorylase, translating to MHTIEEFIQLALKEDIGPGDITTDNLVAPGTPGRGRIVAKQPLVLAGLAVAEKVFKALEPQIVFEALCADGDRVAAGSTVVRVAGGLDTLLKGERTALNFLQRLSGIATQAREYVQTVSGSGVKLVDTRKTTPGWRVLEKYAVRVGGAHNHRMGLYDGVLIKDNHIAVAGGITAAVDKARRAISHLVKVEVEASTIEEVDEALAAGADIIMLDNMDLDQIRRSVKHIDKKAPVEVSGGVTRDRLKELAATGVDLISIGALTHSAVAVDLSMRIEPDTAP from the coding sequence ATGCATACCATCGAGGAATTCATCCAGCTGGCCCTGAAAGAGGATATCGGCCCCGGCGATATCACCACCGACAACCTGGTGGCACCGGGCACCCCGGGCCGGGGCCGCATTGTTGCCAAACAGCCGTTGGTGCTCGCCGGCCTGGCCGTGGCGGAAAAAGTTTTCAAGGCCCTGGAACCGCAAATCGTTTTCGAAGCCCTTTGCGCCGATGGCGACCGGGTGGCGGCCGGCAGCACGGTGGTGCGCGTCGCCGGCGGCCTGGACACCCTTTTGAAAGGCGAGCGCACGGCGCTCAACTTCCTGCAGCGGCTCTCCGGCATCGCCACCCAGGCCCGCGAGTATGTGCAGACCGTGTCCGGCAGCGGTGTCAAGCTGGTGGACACCCGTAAGACCACGCCGGGCTGGCGCGTGCTGGAAAAATACGCCGTTCGCGTCGGCGGGGCCCACAACCACCGCATGGGCCTGTATGACGGGGTGCTGATCAAGGACAACCACATCGCCGTGGCTGGCGGCATCACCGCCGCGGTGGATAAGGCGCGCCGGGCCATCTCCCACCTGGTCAAGGTGGAAGTGGAGGCCAGCACCATCGAAGAGGTAGACGAAGCCCTGGCCGCCGGAGCGGACATCATCATGCTGGATAACATGGACCTCGACCAGATCCGCCGGTCGGTAAAACACATCGACAAAAAAGCCCCGGTGGAGGTTTCCGGCGGCGTCACCCGCGACCGGTTGAAGGAACTTGCCGCCACCGGGGTGGACCTTATTTCCATCGGCGCCCTGACCCATTCGGCCGTGGCCGTGGACCTGAGCATGCGTATCGAACCGGACACCGCGCCATGA
- a CDS encoding rhomboid family intramembrane serine protease, with translation MIPIRDTVPSRRVPVVNNTIIGINIVFFLLQLTQGSGGDHYLLLYGLVPAKFTDPQISAYFSLGQKLISLFTFMFLHGGFMHLIGNMWFLHIFGDNVEDRLGPARYAFFYLLCGLASGMTHLIFNAGSRVPTIGASGAIAGVMGAYFILYPRSRILTLIPIIFIPWFVEIPAFFFIGIWFVLQVFNAAGSSGSAGGIAWWAHIGGFVFGILFLKLFDRIPATGFSSRLQSATRKKQSHRFQVIKPTHGETASDLYGALTITQYEAMVGARKLVTVPWGLQNRLYNVIVPQGIGDGQVLRLKGVGRPRPDGTRGDMLLKIKIQHI, from the coding sequence ATGATTCCCATTCGCGATACCGTCCCGTCCCGGCGGGTGCCGGTGGTCAACAACACCATCATCGGCATCAATATCGTGTTCTTTCTGCTGCAGCTGACCCAGGGCAGCGGCGGCGATCATTACCTGTTGCTCTACGGACTGGTGCCGGCAAAATTCACCGATCCGCAGATTTCCGCCTATTTTTCCCTCGGCCAGAAGCTGATTTCGCTTTTCACCTTCATGTTCCTGCATGGCGGGTTCATGCACCTGATCGGCAACATGTGGTTCCTCCACATCTTCGGCGACAATGTCGAAGACCGGCTGGGTCCGGCGCGCTATGCTTTCTTCTACCTGCTCTGCGGCCTGGCTTCGGGCATGACCCACCTGATCTTCAATGCCGGCTCCCGCGTTCCCACCATCGGGGCCAGCGGAGCCATCGCCGGCGTCATGGGCGCCTATTTCATCCTCTATCCCCGCTCCCGCATCCTGACCCTGATTCCGATCATCTTCATCCCCTGGTTCGTGGAGATCCCGGCCTTCTTTTTCATCGGCATCTGGTTCGTGCTGCAAGTATTCAATGCGGCTGGCAGTTCGGGCAGCGCCGGCGGCATCGCCTGGTGGGCGCACATCGGTGGATTCGTTTTCGGTATCCTTTTCCTCAAGCTCTTTGACCGCATCCCGGCCACCGGTTTCTCCAGCCGTCTGCAAAGCGCCACCCGCAAAAAGCAGTCCCACCGATTCCAGGTGATCAAGCCCACCCACGGTGAAACGGCCTCCGATCTCTACGGTGCCCTGACCATCACCCAGTACGAGGCCATGGTCGGCGCCCGCAAGCTGGTCACCGTCCCCTGGGGCCTGCAGAACCGGCTTTATAATGTGATCGTGCCTCAGGGCATCGGCGATGGTCAGGTGCTGCGGCTCAAGGGCGTCGGCCGGCCAAGGCCCGACGGCACCCGCGGCGACATGCTGCTCAAAATAAAGATCCAGCATATCTAG
- a CDS encoding CoB--CoM heterodisulfide reductase iron-sulfur subunit A family protein has product MVVGGGISGIQASLDLATAGYRVYLVEKAPTIGGKMAQLDKTFPTNDCSMCIESPKFLECKRHPNIEILTMTEVDQVQGEAGDFRVTLTTRPRYIDEDKCTGCTSCSEYCPVLVSDPFNQDISDNKAVHMYFAQAIPLTPYVSEQCIFLDGKKCTICMGICKNDAIDLNQTARQQQVNVGTIILAPGIEPFDPSVNNDYGYGKFANVVTSLDYERLLCATGPYEGEILRASDKKHPHKIAWVHCVGSRGVNQGYNSYCSGVCCTYTQKQVILTKDHDADAECTIFHNDIRSYSKGFERFYQRAEALPGIRFVRSYVSIGREIPETQNVTLRYSTTDEGVKEEEFDMVVLSVGLRPPAEYGRLAEKFGIELNEHGFCKTDPTRPLETSRPGIFISGAFQGPMDIPEAVFSASGAGSQCGEVLSRRRGDLSKERVYPPERDVSGEEPKIGVFVCHCGANIGRVVNVPEAVEYALSLPGVVHAQEQLFSCATNSAKEITDTIKEKGLNRVVVAACTPRTHEPVFRDTLREGGINQYFYEMANIREHCSWVHSKEKEEATEKAKDLIRMSVSRTHLLEPLKEFDLPVDKTAVVVGGGISGMTSALSLAKQGFEVHLLEKEKELGGMARRIQTTIEGMDVQAHLKETIRKIYQHPRVHVAHSATIMDVAGYVGNFTTTVKSETGMRTIRHGAAILATGADEYTPTEYLYGQDDRVLTQLELEECISGNDERLAGAENLVMIQCVGCRNEERNYCSRICCTHAIKNAIRLKAINPAMDIHILFRDMRTYGFNEDYYRMAADKGVKFIRFDPETAPQVEAAEAEDGRKVLRVTVADPVLGHGLELDADLLTLSAAIVPSAGIEEISKQFKVALSPEGFFQEAHVKLRPVDFAAEGVFLCGTAHYPKHISESISQAYGAAGRAAVLLSQDTVTASGSVCEVDEERCISCGACITACSYGAIEFEMTPRGRKAKVIPVLCKGDGLCNAKCPTEAIQLKHYTDEEILYQLDAAFPELCENRMPVETTA; this is encoded by the coding sequence ATGGTCGTCGGTGGAGGAATCAGCGGCATCCAGGCCTCTCTCGATCTGGCCACCGCCGGATACCGGGTCTATCTGGTCGAAAAAGCGCCGACCATTGGCGGCAAGATGGCCCAGCTGGACAAAACCTTTCCCACCAATGACTGCTCCATGTGCATTGAATCGCCCAAATTTCTCGAGTGCAAGCGGCATCCCAACATCGAAATCCTGACCATGACCGAGGTGGATCAGGTGCAGGGCGAAGCCGGCGATTTCAGGGTCACCCTGACCACCCGGCCACGCTACATCGATGAAGACAAATGCACCGGCTGCACCAGCTGTTCGGAGTACTGCCCGGTGCTGGTATCGGACCCCTTCAACCAGGATATATCCGATAATAAAGCGGTGCACATGTATTTTGCCCAGGCAATTCCGCTGACCCCTTACGTCAGCGAGCAATGCATCTTTCTGGACGGCAAGAAGTGCACAATCTGCATGGGCATCTGTAAGAACGATGCCATCGACCTCAACCAGACCGCCCGTCAGCAACAGGTCAATGTGGGGACGATCATCCTGGCCCCGGGCATCGAGCCCTTCGATCCTTCCGTCAACAACGACTACGGCTACGGCAAGTTTGCCAACGTGGTCACCAGCCTCGATTATGAACGGCTGCTCTGCGCCACCGGCCCCTACGAAGGCGAAATCCTGCGCGCCTCCGACAAGAAACACCCCCACAAGATCGCCTGGGTCCACTGTGTGGGGTCGAGGGGGGTGAACCAGGGCTACAACAGCTATTGTTCCGGCGTCTGCTGCACCTACACCCAGAAGCAGGTTATTCTGACCAAGGACCATGACGCCGATGCCGAGTGCACCATTTTCCACAACGACATCCGCTCCTACAGCAAGGGATTCGAGCGTTTCTACCAGCGTGCCGAGGCCCTGCCCGGCATCCGCTTCGTGCGCAGCTATGTCTCCATCGGACGGGAAATTCCGGAGACCCAAAACGTCACCCTGAGATATTCGACAACCGATGAGGGCGTAAAAGAGGAAGAGTTCGACATGGTGGTGCTGTCCGTCGGGTTACGGCCTCCGGCCGAGTACGGTCGCCTGGCCGAGAAGTTCGGCATCGAACTCAATGAACACGGGTTCTGCAAGACCGACCCGACCCGACCGCTGGAAACCTCGCGGCCGGGAATTTTCATCAGCGGCGCCTTTCAGGGTCCCATGGATATTCCCGAAGCGGTCTTCAGCGCCAGCGGCGCCGGTTCCCAGTGCGGTGAAGTCCTCTCCCGGCGGCGCGGCGATCTTTCCAAGGAACGGGTTTATCCACCGGAACGGGATGTCTCAGGCGAGGAGCCCAAAATCGGCGTATTCGTGTGCCATTGCGGGGCCAACATCGGCCGCGTGGTCAACGTGCCCGAGGCCGTGGAATATGCCCTGAGCCTGCCCGGGGTGGTCCACGCCCAGGAACAGCTCTTCTCCTGCGCAACCAACTCGGCCAAGGAGATCACCGACACGATCAAGGAGAAAGGACTCAACCGCGTGGTCGTGGCGGCCTGCACGCCGCGCACCCATGAGCCGGTCTTCCGCGACACCCTGCGCGAAGGCGGCATCAATCAGTATTTTTACGAAATGGCCAATATCCGCGAGCACTGCTCCTGGGTCCACTCCAAGGAGAAAGAAGAGGCCACCGAAAAGGCAAAGGACCTGATCCGCATGTCGGTGTCCCGCACGCACCTGCTTGAACCCCTGAAAGAATTCGATCTGCCGGTGGACAAAACCGCCGTGGTGGTCGGCGGCGGGATTTCCGGCATGACCAGTGCGCTGAGTCTGGCCAAGCAGGGATTCGAGGTCCACCTGCTGGAAAAGGAGAAGGAACTCGGCGGCATGGCCCGCAGAATTCAGACCACCATCGAGGGCATGGATGTTCAGGCCCATCTGAAGGAAACAATCAGGAAAATTTACCAGCACCCCCGCGTGCATGTCGCCCATTCGGCCACCATTATGGACGTTGCCGGTTATGTGGGCAATTTCACCACCACGGTCAAGTCCGAGACCGGGATGCGAACCATACGCCATGGAGCCGCCATTCTCGCCACCGGTGCCGACGAGTACACTCCCACCGAGTATCTGTACGGCCAGGATGACCGCGTACTGACCCAGCTGGAGCTGGAAGAATGCATCAGCGGCAATGACGAGCGCCTGGCCGGCGCCGAAAACCTGGTCATGATCCAGTGTGTCGGCTGCCGCAACGAAGAGCGAAACTACTGCTCGCGGATCTGCTGCACCCATGCGATCAAAAATGCCATCCGGCTGAAGGCGATCAACCCGGCCATGGATATCCATATCCTGTTCAGGGACATGCGCACCTACGGGTTCAACGAGGATTACTACCGCATGGCGGCCGATAAAGGGGTCAAATTCATCCGCTTCGATCCGGAAACCGCCCCCCAGGTGGAAGCCGCCGAGGCCGAGGACGGCCGCAAGGTGCTGCGGGTCACCGTTGCCGATCCGGTCCTGGGCCACGGCCTGGAACTGGACGCCGATCTTCTGACCCTCTCCGCCGCCATCGTCCCCTCCGCCGGAATCGAAGAGATATCCAAGCAGTTCAAGGTGGCCTTGAGTCCGGAAGGCTTCTTTCAGGAGGCCCATGTCAAGCTGAGGCCGGTCGATTTTGCCGCCGAAGGCGTATTTCTTTGCGGAACGGCCCATTATCCCAAACACATATCCGAATCCATCAGCCAGGCCTACGGCGCCGCCGGCCGGGCCGCGGTGCTGCTCTCACAGGATACGGTCACCGCGTCCGGATCGGTATGCGAAGTGGACGAGGAACGCTGCATCTCCTGCGGTGCCTGCATTACGGCCTGCAGTTACGGCGCCATTGAATTCGAGATGACCCCGCGCGGCCGCAAGGCCAAGGTGATCCCGGTGCTGTGCAAGGGCGACGGCCTGTGCAATGCCAAGTGTCCCACGGAGGCGATCCAGCTGAAGCACTACACGGATGAAGAGATTCTGTATCAACTGGATGCGGCCTTTCCCGAGCTTTGTGAAAACCGGATGCCAGTTGAAACCACCGCCTGA
- a CDS encoding hydrogenase iron-sulfur subunit — translation MATGSTFRPRIIGFLCNWCCYGGADLCGVSRFQYPPYLRVIRVMCSGRIDLKFVLKAFLNGADAVFVGGCHLNDCHYNPEGNYDALVMSKICKKLLGHIGINPDRFRLEWVSAGEGIRFAEIMNQFSKSTRQLGPLGSSEGIDKQELAFKLEAALKLVPFIKLVERERLRVPIRTEVEYEKFFASGDLDRLFDEIILEKYTMSQIVSLLQEKPLPTSEIAERLNLNPSEVSRHMGSSSRYGFVRYDVASNCYAIA, via the coding sequence ATGGCGACAGGAAGCACCTTCAGACCCAGAATCATCGGTTTTCTATGCAATTGGTGCTGTTATGGCGGGGCGGATCTTTGCGGCGTTTCCCGCTTTCAATACCCCCCCTACCTGCGGGTCATCCGGGTGATGTGCTCGGGCCGGATCGACCTAAAATTCGTCCTGAAGGCCTTTTTGAACGGCGCCGATGCCGTGTTTGTGGGTGGTTGTCACCTCAACGACTGCCACTACAACCCGGAAGGCAACTACGACGCCCTGGTCATGTCGAAAATCTGCAAAAAACTGTTGGGGCATATCGGCATCAACCCCGATCGTTTCAGGCTCGAGTGGGTCTCCGCCGGTGAAGGGATCCGCTTTGCCGAAATCATGAACCAGTTCAGCAAAAGCACCCGGCAGCTGGGGCCCCTGGGCAGCAGCGAGGGGATCGACAAACAGGAGTTGGCCTTCAAGCTCGAAGCGGCGTTAAAACTCGTCCCGTTCATCAAGCTCGTCGAGCGCGAGCGGCTCAGGGTGCCGATCCGCACGGAGGTCGAATATGAGAAGTTCTTCGCCAGCGGCGACCTGGACCGGCTCTTCGACGAAATCATCCTCGAGAAATACACCATGAGTCAGATCGTCTCCCTGCTGCAGGAAAAGCCGCTGCCCACCAGCGAGATCGCCGAGCGGTTGAACCTCAACCCTTCTGAAGTATCCCGCCACATGGGCAGTTCATCACGATATGGATTCGTCCGCTACGATGTGGCGAGCAATTGTTACGCCATCGCCTGA
- a CDS encoding DUF2156 domain-containing protein codes for MMNFSQLTPPDYVKYRHYFENQRYEICAYSLSSAICWSNQEYQPFGAEYEDAFIVAAEFKTLKRNRHLLLPVAPRREVPPDELVRVAKFAGHTEFWFVPEDYVTRFGQAEVAHYFDVKHQAAYDDYVYLAEDLAGLKGNRYSKKRNLINQFNRDYVDRGRVTIDPITADNTEECLIFLEEWCRERDCDADEQTDLACEKQAAINTLVNYDAFDLKGILLRIDGEVRAFGISAPLTPDMATLQYEKALGSIKGLYQYFDNACARMLFNGYTYLNKESDMGIPGLTKAKKSYHPHKMVRAVRLILKD; via the coding sequence ATGATGAATTTCTCTCAATTAACACCCCCGGATTATGTCAAGTACCGCCATTATTTTGAAAACCAGCGCTATGAGATCTGTGCCTATTCGCTCTCTTCGGCGATTTGCTGGAGCAACCAGGAGTACCAGCCCTTTGGTGCCGAGTATGAAGACGCGTTTATCGTGGCTGCCGAATTCAAGACCCTGAAGCGGAACCGGCACCTGCTGCTGCCCGTCGCTCCACGGCGTGAGGTGCCACCCGATGAACTGGTGCGCGTGGCCAAATTCGCCGGCCACACGGAGTTCTGGTTCGTTCCCGAAGACTACGTAACCCGATTCGGCCAAGCCGAGGTGGCGCACTATTTCGACGTCAAACACCAGGCCGCCTATGACGACTATGTTTATCTGGCCGAGGACCTGGCCGGGTTGAAGGGCAACCGCTATTCAAAGAAACGCAACCTGATCAACCAGTTCAACCGGGATTACGTGGACCGGGGCAGGGTGACCATCGATCCGATTACCGCTGACAATACCGAGGAATGCCTGATTTTTCTCGAGGAGTGGTGCCGGGAGCGGGACTGCGATGCCGATGAGCAGACGGATCTGGCCTGCGAGAAGCAGGCGGCGATCAATACGCTGGTTAACTATGACGCCTTTGACCTCAAGGGCATTCTTTTGCGTATTGACGGGGAGGTCCGTGCTTTCGGCATCTCGGCTCCCTTGACGCCGGACATGGCGACCTTACAGTACGAAAAGGCGCTTGGCAGCATCAAGGGGCTGTATCAGTATTTTGACAACGCCTGCGCCCGCATGCTCTTTAACGGGTATACCTATCTCAACAAGGAGAGCGATATGGGCATTCCCGGGCTGACCAAAGCGAAGAAATCCTATCACCCGCACAAGATGGTGCGGGCGGTAAGATTAATTCTCAAAGATTGA
- a CDS encoding GNAT family N-acetyltransferase produces the protein MIEYIFIVNPTQNEIARLTELYRLAGWWKDAADNPSAVAGIVQGSHCFLVARYDQTIIGMGRAISDRVSDAYIQDVTVDPAFRRQGIGSRLVARLVARLESDGIGWIGLIAERKTHPFYRPLGFSPMADSVPMLKTL, from the coding sequence ATGATTGAATATATATTTATTGTTAATCCGACCCAGAACGAGATTGCCAGGCTGACCGAACTCTACCGGCTGGCCGGCTGGTGGAAGGATGCGGCGGACAATCCGTCGGCCGTCGCCGGCATCGTTCAGGGCAGCCACTGTTTTCTGGTGGCCCGCTACGACCAGACCATCATCGGAATGGGACGCGCCATCAGTGACCGTGTCAGTGACGCCTATATCCAGGATGTCACCGTGGATCCGGCATTTCGCCGGCAGGGCATCGGCTCCCGTCTGGTGGCCCGTCTGGTGGCCCGCCTCGAAAGCGATGGCATCGGCTGGATCGGACTGATTGCAGAAAGGAAGACGCATCCATTTTATCGGCCGCTGGGATTTTCCCCCATGGCCGATTCCGTGCCCATGCTTAAAACGTTATGA